The Rhododendron vialii isolate Sample 1 chromosome 6a, ASM3025357v1 genome includes a window with the following:
- the LOC131330058 gene encoding phospholipase A1-IIdelta produces the protein MEPTWPELLGSNNWDGLLDPLSLPLRRLILLSGDLCQATYDAFNNDQNSPYCGCSRYGKSTFFKKVMFDFAAANYDVSAFLYATALVGAHEAFLLHSMSRESWDRESNWIGYIAVTNDNVSRSTGRREIYVAWRGTTRDYEWVNVLGAKLASTESLLSSPKTIKEFGLKRSSSDSSSSSDDDDDKVPKVMQGWLTIYTAEDPKSPFTKLSARTQLQNKIKQLIKQYEGEKLSIVLTGHSLGASLSVLAGFDLCENGITDIPIAAIVFGCPQVGNRAFNERIKRYPNFKILHVRNKIDTIPHYPSHLLGYVNSGIELEIDTRKSPYLKDSKHPGDWHNLQAMLHVVNGWNGEEGEFEMKVKRSLSFVNKSCEFLKDECLVPGSWWVEKNKGMVRDEDGEWVTAKPADEDLPVPEY, from the coding sequence ATGGAACCAACATGGCCTGAGCTTCTGGGCAGCAACAACTGGGACGGCCTTCTGGACCCCTTAAGCCTCCCCCTCCGCCGCCTCATTCTCCTCTCCGGCGACCTCTGCCAGGCCACCTACGACGCCTTCAACAACGACCAGAACTCCCCCTACTGCGGCTGCAGCCGCTACGGCAAGTCCACCTTCTTCAAGAAGGTCATGTTCGACTTCGCGGCCGCCAACTACGACGTCTCCGCCTTCCTCTACGCCACCGCCCTCGTGGGCGCCCACGAGGCCTTCCTCCTCCACTCCATGTCCCGCGAGTCCTGGGACCGCGAGTCCAACTGGATCGGCTACATCGCCGTCACCAACGACAACGTCAGCCGGTCCACAGGACGCCGCGAGATCTACGTGGCGTGGAGGGGGACCACCCGGGATTACGAGTGGGTCAACGTGCTCGGCGCGAAGCTCGCTTCGACCGAGTCGTTGTTGAGCAGcccaaaaacaataaaagagtTCGGCTTAAAACGAAGCAGTAGCGACAGCAGTAGCAGCagcgacgacgacgacgacaaaGTGCCGAAAGTAATGCAGGGGTGGCTCACCATTTACACGGCTGAAGACCCGAAATCGCCGTTCACAAAACTGAGCGCACGAACCCAACTCCAGAACAAGATCAAACAGTTGATAAAACAGTACGAAGGTGAGAAGCTAAGCATAGTTTTGACCGGGCACAGCTTGGGCGCGAGCCTATCGGTTCTAGCCGGGTTCGACCTCTGCGAGAACGGGATAACGGATATCCCGATCGCGGCGATCGTTTTCGGCTGCCCGCAGGTGGGGAACCGAGCCTTCAACGAGCGAATCAAGCGGTACCCGAACTTCAAGATCCTGCACGTGCGGAACAAGATCGACACGATCCCGCACTACCCGAGCCACCTGCTCGGGTACGTGAACTCGGGCATCGAGCTGGAGATCGACACCCGGAAGTCGCCGTACCTGAAGGACTCGAAGCACCCGGGGGACTGGCACAACCTGCAGGCGATGTTGCACGTGGTGAACGGGTGGAACGGGGAGGAGGGGGAGTTCGAGATGAAGGTGAAGAGGAGCTTGAGTTTTGTGAACAAGTCTTGCGAGTTCTTGAAGGACGAGTGTCTGGTTCCGGGGTCGTGGTGGGTGGAGAAGAACAAGGGAATGGTGAGGGATGAAGATGGGGAGTGGGTTACTGCCAAACCTGCGGATGAGGACCTACCTGTCCCTGAGTATTGA